The sequence TGAGTTAGAAGCACAAATTGAACAATTTCCTAATGCACATTTAACTGCAATTGTTCCGTACACGGATAAGCTAGGAGATGAAATAGCTTGCCTATATGTACAATTAAACGAGAACACACCAGATCACCAAACTCAGTTCAAAACGTGGTTAAGGTCAAATTTAGACCCTGCCTACAGCCCTCGTGAAATCCGTTTTATTGAAGCCATGGCATTAACTGCAAATAGCAAAGTGGATAAGCAACACCTTATTTCGTATTTATCAGAAATTTAAAGCTAACCATATTTGTTTTAGGAGTTATAAATGAAAGCCATCACTAATTTACTAGATAAGAACCATCGTCAAATTGAAACACCTTGTTACTTATACAGCGTCAGCCAAGTAGCAAGTAATTTTGCACAACTTAAATCAGCGCTAGGTACCGAAATAATTTACTCTATGAAAGCAAATAATAATGTAGATTTGTTAATGCGCTGTGCACATCACTTAACAGGTGGTATTGAAATAGCGTCTATTGGCGAACTAAATTTAGTTGCTGGCGGCAACAGTGAAAAATACATAAATAACCCATCTGCCGATAAAAAGTTTCTACGGGCGGCTGTTGCTTCTCGTTCAACCATTATCATAGATAATCTAGCGCAATTAACATCACTTATTGAATTTATAGGTAAGCGCCCATTAAAGCCTATTTTATTACGCTTAAATTCATGCGTTTTAAAACAATTTAATCCTGATATCAAAAAAATAAGAGCAGATCAATTTGGTATGGATTGGGATACCGCAAGCCAAGCGATTGATATCTGTAAATCTAATAATCTCTCCCTAGCTGGCTTTCATTTATTTAATGGCTCATATCAATTTACCCACAATGCACTTGAAACTGCAGT is a genomic window of Pseudoalteromonas sp. '520P1 No. 423' containing:
- a CDS encoding amino acid decarboxylase, yielding MKAITNLLDKNHRQIETPCYLYSVSQVASNFAQLKSALGTEIIYSMKANNNVDLLMRCAHHLTGGIEIASIGELNLVAGGNSEKYINNPSADKKFLRAAVASRSTIIIDNLAQLTSLIEFIGKRPLKPILLRLNSCVLKQFNPDIKKIRADQFGMDWDTASQAIDICKSNNLSLAGFHLFNGSYQFTHNALETAVAAKKIIKTIESRYQQALSFVNLGGGFSENWQQSDFDFVSYKQLLASFPKHIALAHETGRGLMASAGYFATRVRYLKYIEHQQYAICDGGMNQNFLLAQTENSFRKFKTPIIFSPTPHSKHNSCIFVGSSCSKDDVIGKQAEHHITPQVGDICIFENCGAYNASYTLSPFLKLPSAKTYIIE